In Triticum aestivum cultivar Chinese Spring chromosome 5B, IWGSC CS RefSeq v2.1, whole genome shotgun sequence, the following proteins share a genomic window:
- the LOC123117419 gene encoding exopolygalacturonase translates to MEARPPVLAIVVVALCVVSLCGGVAHGTAVTYNVKNYGAKGNGATDDTKALMAAWKVACAAAGAVTLQVPAGVYYMGPAQFHGPCKASSLTFLLQGTLKAATDLSRFGNDWIEFGWVKGLIVAGQNGAAIDGQGAASWPFNKCPIRKDCKVLPTSVLFVNNENTVVKDISSVNSKFFHFALLQNKNTQMINLRINAPGTSPNTDGVHIERCSGVTIVDTKISTGDDCISIGQGNDNIDIQRVTCGPGHGMSVGSLGRYVGEGDVTRVHVKDMTFEGTMNGVRIKTWENSPTKSLAAHMVFESLVMKDVQNPVIIDQKYCPYYNCEHKYVSGVTIKNVTFKNIKGTSSLPVAVLLRCGMPCQGVVLQDLDLKFKGAGTTSSKCENAKAKYVGYMYPKPCV, encoded by the exons ATCCCTCTGCGGCGGTGTGGCCCACGGCACGGCGGTCACCTACAACGTCAAGAACTACGGCGCTAAAGGCAACGGCGCCACCGACGACACCAAG GCGCTAATGGCGGCGTGGAAGGTGGCgtgcgcggcggccggcgcggtgACACTGCAGGTCCCGGCGGGGGTATACTACATGGGCCCGGCGCAGTTCCACGGCCCCTGCAAGGCCTCCTCCCTCACCTTCTTGCTCCAG gGGACGCTGAAGGCGGCGACGGATCTGAGCCGCTTCGGCAACGACTGGATCGAGTTCGGGTGGGTGAAGGGCCTCATCGTCGCCGGCCAGAACGGCGCCGCCATCGACGGCCAGGGCGCCGCCTCCTGGCCCTTCAACAAGTGCCCCATCCGGAAGGACTGCAAGGTCCTCCCCACC AGCGTGCTGTTCGTGAACAACGAGAACACGGTGGTGAAGGACATCTCGTCGGTGAACAGCAAGTTCTTCCACTTCGCGCTGCTGCAGAACAAGAACACCCAGATGATCAACCTGCGGATCAACGCACCGGGGACCAGCCCCAACACGGACGGCGTCCACATCGAGCGCTGCTCCGGGGTGACCATCGTCGACACCAAGATCAGCACCGGCGACGACTGCATCTCCATCGGCCAGGGGAACGACAACATCGACATCCAGCGCGTGACCTGCGGACCGGGCCACGGCATGAGCGTGGGCAGCCTGGGGCGGTACGTCGGGGAGGGGGACGTGACCCGCGTGCACGTCAAGGACATGACCTTCGAGGGCACCATGAACGGGGTGCGGATCAAGACGTGGGAGAACTCGCCCACTAAGAGCCTGGCGGCGCACATGGTGTTCGAGAGCCTGGTGATGAAGGACGTGCAGAACCCGGTGATCATCGACCAGAAGTACTGCCCCTACTACAACTGCGAGCACAAGTACGTGTCCGGGGTCACCATCAAGAACGTCACCTTCAAGAACATCAAGGGCACCTCGTCGCTGCCCGTCGCCGTGCTTCTCCGCTGCGGCATGCCGTGCCAGGGCGTCGTGCTCCAGGACCTCGACCTCAAGTTCAAGGGCGCCGGCACCACATCGTCCAAGTGCGAGAACGCCAAGGCAAAGTACGTCGGCTACATGTACCCAAAGCCGTGCGTATAG